CCAGATCAAATATGTAATCCATCTCTTGCTTGGGTATAACTAAGGTATGTCCTTGCACCAGTGGATTGATATCTAGAAAAGCAAGAAAATTCTCATCCTCCGCCACTATATGAGCGGGGATTTCTCTTGCTACGATCCTGGAGAAAATACTTGACATCAGATAGAGATATCAATGATTTCAAATTCAATCTCCCCTGCCGGCACATTGATTTTGGCCGTATCCCCGGGCTTTTTGCCCAGTAACCCGCTACCTATAGGGGATTTTATAGAAATCTTATTCTGCTTTAGGTCAGCTTCCTCTTCTGCTACCAACTGATATTTCATCTCCATTCCCGTCTTCTTGTTCTTTATCTTCACGAAAGACAAGATGCCCACTTTGGATGCATCCAAACTGGACTCATCAATCACTCGGGCATTTCCTACAACCGCTTCAAGCTTGGAAATCTTTAATTCCAGCAAACCCTGAGCGTCCTTAGCAGCATCATACTCGGCATTTTCACTCAAATCTCCCTTGTCACGTGCCTCAGCAATCTGCTTAGACATGGCCGCTCTTCCTTTGGTCTTAAGCTCGTTCAACTCATTCTTGAGACGATCCAAACCTTCTTTTGTGTAATAATTTAATGCTGACATACCTTTATTCTTTAACCTACTAAAACAAAAAAGAACGGCCCCATAAGGACCGCCTTCGTATCGATAGTTTCTTTATTTCTCTTACTAAAGAGGCAAATATAATTTTTTTGAGGATGATTTACAATTTCAGCTTAACTGTGCAAGGTCCCCTGCCTGAAGCTTCCGTATTAACACCTCATTGATTTTACGGTAAGATTCAAACGTCCATCCTGCCACATGAGGTGTCAGGATCACATTGGGATAGCTGATCAATTCTTCAAAATCTGCCCGCTGTGCCTCTGTTAATTTATCCAGTTTTTCATTTTCCAATACATCCAGACCAGCCCCTAGTAGCACGCCTCTTTTCAGTAAATCATTCACCGCTGACAACTTCACCACTTCTCCCCTGCTGGTATTGAGTAGGAATTTTAGGTTTTTGAAACGAGCAAAATACTTCTCATCAAAAAGAAACCTGGTCTCTGAAGTGAGCGGCACGTGAATACTAAGAACCTCCACTTCATCAAAAAATTCCTGCAAACTCACCTCTTCCAGATAATCAGTGGAGAACCCACTTTTATACTTATCATAGGCCACCACTCTGCACGAAAAACCCTTCAACCGCTGAGCAAATGCTGCACCCATGTAGCCATATCCGTAAACCCCTACTGTTCGTCCCATGAGCTCCCAACCCCGATTGGCCTCCCGGTTCCAAACTCCACTTTTCACTTCTTCAGTGCCTGTATTGAGCTTATTGAAAATGGTGAGTAGCATCCCTACAGTGTGCTCAGCCAGGGCATCCCTATTGCCCTCCGGGGCATTGATCAACTTGATGCCTTTTGAAGACACATAGGTGTAATCTACTTTGTCGAGTCCTGCACCAGCCCGTGCCACAAATTTCAAATTCACCGCCCGATCAATCAGTTCACGGTCTACACTCATCTTGCTGCGAATCACCAGACCGTGGTACTCATGAATAATCTCACGTACTTCCTCAGGCCTGATCAGAGGCCGGTAGTCCGGAACAAAGCCGGCATTCTCAAATAGTGATGTGATACTCTCGTGCATATCATCCACGATGAGCACCTTTAAACCTTCTTCATTCATAAATTGTAAAGCAAATGGGCGACAGAAAAATAAACGGCTAATCCCAGCAAATCGTTCGCTGTAGTGATGAATGGACCTGATGCAAGTGCCGGATTGATCCCAAACCGATCCAGAATCAGTGGGGTGATAGTGCCCATGAAAGAAGCCAGGAGTACTACGCTAAACAGCGCAATGGACACGGTGGCAGCCAGGGGTTCGTTTCTATTCACCATCATGACCACACCAAATACCATCAGAGCGAGAATCACGCCATTGACCACTGCTACAAAAAGCACTTTCATCAGTCGCTGCACGATGCCTCCTGCAAATACATTGGGATTAGCCAGACTTTGTACAACAATGGACGAGGATTGTATGCCCACATTACCACCTGTGGCCGTAATGAGCGGGATGAAAAATGCCAGCGCAGGAATGAGCACAATATCGCCTCTGAAAAGCCCCATAAACTGGGCGCCCAACAATCCCCCTACCATACCGACAATCAACCATGGCAATCTGGCCTTGGAAAGCATCCATACCGTGTCGTCTTCTTCCACATCAGCACTGATACCAGCCATCATCTGACGTTCCTCTTCAGCCATTTCAGTGATCACATCCACAATGTCATCAATGGTGATTCTACCTACCAGCTTTCCACGTGCATTTACCACCGGAGCTGCTTCCAAATCGTATTTTCTCATGATGATAGCTACCTCTTCCTCATCCATATAGGTCTCCACAGAAACCACATTATCATCATATATATCGGCGATTTTAGCACTGTCTTCTGCCAGAATGATCCGCTTCAGCGACACCTTCCCCACCAGTTTGCCAAGGTCATCCACCACATATACAGAGTAGATCTTCTGCACATTTTCAGCCTGCTTGCGTATCTCTTCTATACACTGCTTGATGGTCCAGTTGATATTGGCTTTGATCAGCTCCTTGGCCATCAGTCCTCCAGCCACATCCTCTTCATACCTGAGTAGGTCCAGGATGTAGCTGGCCTTTTCTTCGTTGTCTATGAATCGGATAACTTCCTCCCGCTTCTTGAGAGACATCTGATAAAGGATATCAGCTCCATCATCAGAATCAAGATACTCGATGTACTTAGCCAGCTCTTCAGGAGTGAACTCCGCAATGAAATCCACCCTCACATCTTCCTCCAGATCATTCAGGATGGCCGCATCCACCTCTTTGGGCAGAAGCCCAAACACATAGTGGCACTCTTCCGAGTCAAACTCATAAAGCAGCGCGGTGATATCAGCCGGATTGACTCCTTCAAGCGACTGCCTGATGAAAGCCTCATCTTTCTCATCCAGTGCTTGCTGGAAGCGCTCCAAAAACTCTTTGCTAAGCGCAAACTCCATGATGGATTCGGTGGTCATGCGGAAATGTATTTTGTCAACTGTATAAACTCACTCACCGACAATTGTTCAGCTCGCTGGCCAAAAACTTCGGTATCAGTAGCAAAATCCAAATTTAAGTCTTTTAGGGCGTTGCGCAACGTCTTCCTTCTTTTTCCAAATCCGGCTTTCACCACCCTTTTAAACAGAGCTTCATCACATTCCAGTCGGGCAGTTTCGTTTCTGGTAAGCCTGATCACTGCGGATTGTACTTTGGGTGGGGGATTGAACACCTGCGGCGGTACAGTGAAGAGGTATTCGATATCATAAAAAGCCTGTAGCAATACACTCAGTATCCCATAGGTCTTGTTGCCTTCTTTTGAAACGATCCGGTCAGCCACCTCCTTTTGGATCATGCAGACCACTTCGTTCACCGTATCTCTATGATCCCATATTTTAAAAAATAGCTGGGAGGAGATGTTGTATGGAAAATTGCCAATGACGCCTATAGGCCCATTCATTTCGGCCAGATTGTATTTGAGGAAATCCTGATGCAAAAATTTAGTAGCGTGTTCAGGAAAATGATCCTTTAGATAAGCCACAGATTCAGTATCCACATCAAACGCTATGAAATCTGGAAATTCATCCAGCAAATACTTGGTCAATACTCCTGTGCCCGGCCCCACTTCTATCAAAGTTGACATCTTTCCTGGATCCAGTCCGTTCACAATTTTCCTGGCGATGTTTTCATCCTTCAGAAAGTGCTGACCTAAATGCTTTTTGGGAGTTACCTGTTTCAAAGGGTCTGATTATTTTAAAATGAATTAACTTTTCGGCGCTGTAAATTTGACAAAATATGAGTGATACTTCTCAAAACAGAGAGAATAAACCAATAATAGGTATTTCCATTGGAGATTTTAATGGTATTGGGCCAGAGGTGGTCATCAAAGCCCTTAATGATAACAGGATACTGAGGCATCTCACGCCTGTGATCTATGCCGATGGACGAGTCATCTCCTTTTACAGAAAACAACTCGACCTCCAGAATTTCACTTACAATCAGACTAAAAGCATCGAGAGCATTCATCAGCGGAAGGTAAATGTTTTGAACCTGAACGAGCAGGAAATTGAAATCACCCCAGGTGAGCCTGGAAAATCCGGCGGGGAATATGCCATTGCCTCGCTCCGAAGAGCGCTTGAAGACCTGAAATCAGGAAAAATACACGCCATTGCTACTGCTCCATTGAGCAAGGAGATGGTACAGTCCGATGATTTCAAATTTCCCGGGCATACGGAATTCCTCACGCAGGAAGATGGAGCTAAAGATAGCCTCATGTTTTTGGTCGCAGAAGGCCTGAGAGTGGGTGTGGTTACTGGTCACATTCCATTGAAAGAAGTGGCTCAGGCAGTCACACAGGAGCGTATTGAAGCCAAACTGAATTTAATGATTAAGTCCTTGAAGAAGGATTTCGGAATCAAAAAGCCCAGAATTGCAGTGCTAGGGCTCAACCCCCACGCTGGTGAAAATGGCCTTTTAGGTGAAGAGGAAGAAAAAATTATCAGCCCGTCTATCAAAACCTTTAAAGACAAGGGTAACCTCGTGTTTGGTCCGTACCCCGCTGATGGCTTTTTTGGCACCAATCAATTCAGAAGTTTTGACGGGATATTAGCCATGTACCATGATCAGGGCTTGATCCCTTTCAAGAACATGGCCTTCGATACGGGCGTAAATTTCACTGCAGGGCTTTCCTTCATCAGAACCTCTCCTGACCATGGCACCGGCTTCCCAATCGCCGGCAAAGGAGAGGCCAGCGAGACTTCTATGAGAAACGCCATCTATATGGCTGCAGATATATTCAAAAACAGATCAGAGCACCAATAGACAATCCCCACGAAATTTGTTTTTTTATATGTGGTTTATTCCTAAATTTGCGGTTCTTTAAGCGGACAGAAGGAAAGCGCATGAAAGGGCTCAGGGAATTTCAGATAGATATTTTCAATTTAGGCTACAAGCTTCACGAGTTTGAATTTCAGATTGATAACCGACTACTGGGGATGTATGAGCACAGTTTGGTGGAAAAAGGCAGTGGTATTTGTAAACTCAGCCTGGAGAAATCCGAAACCATGATGAACCTTCACTTTCATATTGATGTGAAAGTGGAACTCATCTGCGACCGTAGCCTGGATAGTTTTGACTATCCGATTAAGCTTGAAGAATCACTCATCATTAAATTTGGTGAGGACAATTACTCACTCAGCGATGATGTGATTGTGATCAAAGATGACACAGCCACCATCGATGTAAGTGAGTTTATTTATGAATTTATCACCCTGGCAGTGCCTCTGAAGAAGCTTCATCCACGTTATGAGGAGACAGAAGATGACGAGCCAGATTTGATATATACTTCCGAAGATGAGGATACGGACCGAGAGAACGGTGAAGTGGATCCACGATGGGAAGCATTGAAAAAACTTAAAGGAAAAAAATAGAAAAATAAGATGGCACACCCTAAGAGAAAAATTTCCAGAACCAGAAGGGACAAGAGAAGAACGCATGTGAAAGCTACTCCAAAGAGCTACGTAATATGCCAAACCACTGGTGAACCACACCTTCCGCACAGAGCATTCTGGCATGAAGGCAAGCTTTACTACAAAGGTAAAGTGGTTATGGAAAAAGAAGTTCTGGCTTAATACAGCCAAACAATCAATATAGCATGACAAAAATCCGCGCGGCAATTACCGGGGTTCATGGGTACGTTCCAGACTATGTGCTTACCAACCATGAGTTGGAAACCATGGTCGACACGAACGACGAATGGATCAGGAGCAGAACGGGCATCGAAGAACGTAGGATTCTCAAAGGCGAAGGTCAGGGAACCTCTGTGATCGGTGCTGAAGCAGTTAAGGGCCTTTTGGCCAAGACGAATACAAAAGCAGAAGAAGTTGACTTGATTATTTGTGCCACTGTAACGCCTGATATGCCTTTCCCGGCTACAGCCAATATAGTAGCGGATATGGTCGGTGCTAAAAATGCTTTTGGTTATGACCTTAGTGCCGCGTGTTCAGGATTTCTCTACGCACTCGCCACAGGAGCACAGTTCATACAGTCCGGCACCTACAAAAAGGTGGTGATCATTGGCGCTGACAAGATGTCGTCCATTATAGATTACACTGACCGGGCCACCTGCATTATTTTTGGTGACGGAGGTGGGGCCGTGATGTTGGAGCCCACTGAAGAAGACCTGGGTGTGATGGATTCCATTTTGAAGTCTGATGGTTCTGGGGCACCGTATCTGCACATGAAAGCAGGTGGAAGTCGCAAACCAGCCACCGCAGAAACTGTGGCACAGCGTGAGCACTTTGCCTTTCAGGAGGGCTCTACCGTTTTCAAATTTGCGGTCACCAATATGGCAGATGTGGCGGCAGAGGTCATGGAAAAAAATAACCTGACCAGTGACGATATCAGCTGGCTGGTACCTCATCAGGCAAACAAACGCATCATTGATGCTACTGCCCGCAGAATGGGTGTGGGTGATGACAAAGTGATGCTGAACATTCAGCGATACGGCAACACTACAGCTGGGACTTTACCATTGTGCCTTTGGGATTATGAGCCTCAGCTCAAAAAAGGAGATAATATTATTCTTGCTGCTTTCGGAGGTGGATTTACCTGGGGAGCAACGTGGCTTAAATGGGCCTACGATCCAAAATAATTTCACAAAAAACTTACCATGGCAACAACTGCAGATTTTCGTAATGGTCTTGTTATCGAGTTTAATCATGACCTTTTTACCATCATTGAATTTCAGCATGTAAAACCCGGAAAAGGTCCCGCATTTGTGCGTACCAAGCTCAAGAGCCTTTCGACCGGCCGAGTGATCGACAACACTTTCACCTCCGGCCACAAGGTGACTACCGCCCGGGTGGAAAGAAGAGCATACCAGTTCCTGTACAAAGATGACATGGGCTTCCATTTTATGGATAGTACCACCTTTGAGCAACTCCCCATATCCGATTCATTGATCAACGCACCTGCACTCCTGAAAGACGGACAAGAAGTAGATGTGCTTTTCCATGCTGAAGAGGAAAGGGTACTCGGAGTAGAATTACCACAACACGTGATTCTCAAAGTGGTGTATACCGAGCCCGGTCTGAAGGGGGATACTGCCACCAACACTACCAAACCTGCCGAATTGGAGACAGGAGCCACCATTCAGGTGCCTTTGTTTGTGAACCAGGATGAAGTCATCAAGGTGAATACACAAACAAATTCCTACGTGGAACGAGTTAAATAAAATAATTACCTTTATTTACCGCCAGAGTAAAATCGATCTTAAGTGCTTATTGCGCCCATTTTGATAGACAACCAAAAATGCTAAATAATGAAAGCAAAAGAAATTCGTGATTTAATAGATTTTATTTCAGGCTCAGGCCTTGAAGAGGTAAACATAGAAACAGAGGAGTTCAAGATCAATGTGAAAAGATCTTCACCTCAGGTAACTGTGGCTGCAGCACCAGCGCCTGCTGCCCCAGCAGCACCGGCTCCGGCGCCAGCACCAGCTGCTGCCAGTGAAGCTCCCAAAGCTGCACCAGCTGCTCCCGCACCTGCCAGCGATGCACACCTCATCACCATCAAGTCACCAATGATTGGTACATTTTACCGATCAGCCAATCCTGAATCACCAGCTTTCGTGAATGTAGGTGATGCTGTTAAGCAGGGAGATCCGGTTTGTATCATTGAAGCCATGAAGCTTTTCAATGAAATAGAATCTGAAATATCTGGCAAAATAGTGAAGGTACTCGTGGAAGATGCTCAACCAGTTGAGTACGATCAGCCTTTATTCCTTGTAGACCCCTCTTAATCCAAAAAATAAAAAATCGTGTTTGATAAGATTCTCATAGCTAATCGCGGAGAGATCGCTCTTCGTATTATACGTACTTGTAAAGAGATGGGCATCAAAACTGTGGCCGTCTATTCTACCGCTGATGCCGACAGTTTACATGTAAGGTTTGCCGATGAGGCCGTCTGCATAGGCCCTCCTGCCAGTAAAGATTCTTATTTGAAAATACCACAGATCATCTCTGCGGCAGAAATCACCAATGCAGATGCGATACATCCTGGGTATGGTTTCCTGGCTGAAAATGCTGAATTCTCTAAAGTTTGTGAAGAGTATGGCATTAAATTCATAGGTGCTTCTGCAGACATGATCAATGCCATGGGTGACAAGGCTACCGCCAAGGCCACCATGAAAGCAGCCGGAGTACCTACCATACCAGGATCAGACGGGTTGCTAGAGTCAATGGAGCAAGGGATGAAACTGGCTGAAGAAGCCGGCTACCCTGTAATGCTAAAAGCTACCGCTGGTGGAGGTGGTAAAGGCATGCGCTACGTGAAGGACAAAAGCGGATTCAAGAAAGCATGGGATGATGCCCGCCAGGAAGCTGGCGCTTCGTTTGGCAACGACGGTCTGTACCTTGAAAAATTCGTAGAAGAGCCTAGACACATCGAAATACAAATAGTAGGTGATAGCAGAGGACGGGCATGTCACCTCTCGGAAAGAGACTGCTCCATCCAGAGAAGACATCAAAAACTCATAGAAGAGACGCCCTCTCCGATCGTAACGCAGGAACTGCGTGAGAAAATGGGACAGGCGGCCATCAAAGGGGCTGAGGCCATCGGATATGAAGGAGCTGGTACCGTAGAATTCCTGGTGGATAAATATGGTGATTTCTTCTTCATGGAGATGAATACACGTATTCAGGTCGAGCATCCTATTACTGAAGAAGTAACGGATTTTGACCTGATCAAAGAACAAATCAAGGTAGCCGCTGGGGTGGAGGTTTCTGGTAGGAACTACTATCCACAGCTACACTCTATAGAGTGCCGTATCAATGCCGAAGATCCGGCCAATGGCTTCAGACCTAGCCCCGGAAAGATCACCAATCTACATTTCCCAGGTGGTCATGGTGTTCGCGTAGACAGCCACGTCTATGCCGGATATGTGATTCCACCATTTTATGACTCTATGATTGGCAAGCTGATCGTCTCAGGGCAAACCAGAGAAGAGGCCATCGTACGTATGAAGAGAGCTCTGCAGGAAATGGTCATAGAAGGGGTGAAAACCACCATTCCGTTCCATATCAGATTGATGGATGACCCGGTTTTCAAATCCGGAAAATTCACCACTAAATTTCTGGATGACTTTGACTTTTCTGGCCTGTAAAACAGACCAGAAAAGTCCTCATGAGGGTTGCAAATAGTGCTGAGTTAGAGGTGAATTGGGCTTTATATAGGTCACTTTTCCCTAAAAACTATCCAAGAAAAGCTCGTAATAATGCCGTATAAAGGTTCAAAAGACCATAGGTTTTATACTATCTTTGATAACAGCCGTTAACTGGGCAAACAAACACATTTTGTCAGCTACTCATCCAAACAATCGTCTTACAGAAGAACAGAGGGAACTTATTTCGGAGCTTATAGGCAACGCGATCAAGAAAGCGGTGCAGTCTATGGAGCAGATGCTCAAAATAAGGGTCAATGCCAGTCATATCACCTATGGCGTAGGTCCACTGACCCCCATTCCTGAATTAGACCTGTTAGGTCGATTCAAGGCGCACCTGGTCAAGCTGGTATTCAGTGGCGATATCCGTGGGGCTTTCTATTTCGTTATCCTGGATCATGAGGTAGACCTGATCAATACTGTCTGCCTTCCACCCGAATTCAAGTCAGACAAACGGACCGAAACCAAGCTGATGAAGCATGGATTCATGTCAGAAATCGAAAATGTGATAGCAGCCTTGTCTATGAAAGAAATATCTGAGTATCTGGGCGTGCAATTGGAACTCAGGGTACCTCAGATCCAAATCATGTCTGGCAATCTGATCAACGAGTTTTTTGAAAAAGAAAATAAGGTTCATAAAACAGCCTTTCATGTCAAATCCGTACTGGAAGGAGTTGCTGTTAACGTTGCTCCTTTTTTTATCTGGATACTCGACGATAATTTTTTGAGGATTCTAAAGTTGAATACTTCAGAAGGTTGAGTGATTCAGGGTTGAATCAAAGTGCAAACCCCATGATGAGGACATCATCAGGCTGATCATTGGAGCCTTTCCATTGATCGATGAATGTGGTCAGCAAAGTCTTTTGATCTAAAATTGGTTTATCAGCATTCTCCAAAATGGCTTCAGCCACCATTTTCCTTCCCAACTTCTTATTCTTATCGCCACCCATCAGGTCACGAAAGCCATCACTGGATAGATAGAGGTTAGACTTCACTCCTTCTTCCAACACAATGGTGCTGGTCTGATAGGTATGCTGCATTTCAAACATTTCACCAATCTGCATTCTATCAGCTTTGATGATCTCCATCTTACCCTTCTTCACATGCATTAAATCTACTTTGGCGCCTGCGAATTCTACATGCCTGATGGCTAAATTGATTTTAAGCAGTCCCACATCAGCACCGGTACCCACCTGGAGTTTTTCTCTGTCGCTAAACTTAGTGGCAATTTTGTGATGAAGGTATCTCAGAATAGTCCCGGGATCACGGGTCTCATACGACTCCATCACCCGCTGGAGTGATTGCTTGTACACACGAGTCATCATACTGGCCAGGTGACCATGCCCCATACAGTCAAAGAGCGCAATAAAAAGATCTTCTCCGTCTTTGAAAATCCAGAAGCCATCCCCCCCTACCTTGCCACTCATGGGGAGATTGATAATGAAAGCATCCAGAAAACTTGCCACGACCTCCTCAGGAAACAAAGAAAAATAGTTCTTCTTTGTTACATCCTCTAAAGACGAAACTCCAAGGTTATAGTACGTGCGTTCCTGATCAAGCATGCTGAAATTTTACTGCAAACCAATAACCACAAATGCTTCATGGTTGTTCCAAACTATCGGAATTACGTATATGGAGACATCTTCGGGTATTTTCAACTTGGAAGGCATCCCCTGAAACACGACAGGCACTGAAATCATAAAGTTGGCTCCCAGGTTCGCACGGACGTTTCCGGCCACCACGTTCGAGATTTCGCCAGCCATATCCAGGATATCCTCCTCAGAAGGATCATCTATCCCAATGAAAATCTTAATCAGATCCTCATACATAATTCGGTTAGCTGAAATATAAACAAATCCCTTCCGATTTCCAGATATTCCTATCATTCCGGTATAGTCCTTCAACATCAGACCTTCGGATTGCTTGATATAAGGTACGTTCAGTTCGGAATCAATCTCTGTCAGGTGCCTGAAGTAATTGTTGACTGAATTAATGAACAGACTACAGGTGGCATCAAACTCCGCTTTGCTTGTTTTCATTTCTCTTTAGTAATCGGTCAAAAGCTTTGGCGAGATCATCGGCATTCACAGGTTTATAAAGAAAACCACGTGCGCCTTTATCCAATGCTCTCAGGCCGGTTAATTTATCTGAT
The sequence above is drawn from the Marinoscillum sp. 108 genome and encodes:
- the greA gene encoding transcription elongation factor GreA, which produces MSALNYYTKEGLDRLKNELNELKTKGRAAMSKQIAEARDKGDLSENAEYDAAKDAQGLLELKISKLEAVVGNARVIDESSLDASKVGILSFVKIKNKKTGMEMKYQLVAEEEADLKQNKISIKSPIGSGLLGKKPGDTAKINVPAGEIEFEIIDISI
- the pdxA gene encoding 4-hydroxythreonine-4-phosphate dehydrogenase PdxA, which translates into the protein MSDTSQNRENKPIIGISIGDFNGIGPEVVIKALNDNRILRHLTPVIYADGRVISFYRKQLDLQNFTYNQTKSIESIHQRKVNVLNLNEQEIEITPGEPGKSGGEYAIASLRRALEDLKSGKIHAIATAPLSKEMVQSDDFKFPGHTEFLTQEDGAKDSLMFLVAEGLRVGVVTGHIPLKEVAQAVTQERIEAKLNLMIKSLKKDFGIKKPRIAVLGLNPHAGENGLLGEEEEKIISPSIKTFKDKGNLVFGPYPADGFFGTNQFRSFDGILAMYHDQGLIPFKNMAFDTGVNFTAGLSFIRTSPDHGTGFPIAGKGEASETSMRNAIYMAADIFKNRSEHQ
- the efp gene encoding elongation factor P, which translates into the protein MATTADFRNGLVIEFNHDLFTIIEFQHVKPGKGPAFVRTKLKSLSTGRVIDNTFTSGHKVTTARVERRAYQFLYKDDMGFHFMDSTTFEQLPISDSLINAPALLKDGQEVDVLFHAEEERVLGVELPQHVILKVVYTEPGLKGDTATNTTKPAELETGATIQVPLFVNQDEVIKVNTQTNSYVERVK
- the rpmF gene encoding 50S ribosomal protein L32, with the protein product MAHPKRKISRTRRDKRRTHVKATPKSYVICQTTGEPHLPHRAFWHEGKLYYKGKVVMEKEVLA
- a CDS encoding NAD(P)-dependent oxidoreductase; this translates as MNEEGLKVLIVDDMHESITSLFENAGFVPDYRPLIRPEEVREIIHEYHGLVIRSKMSVDRELIDRAVNLKFVARAGAGLDKVDYTYVSSKGIKLINAPEGNRDALAEHTVGMLLTIFNKLNTGTEEVKSGVWNREANRGWELMGRTVGVYGYGYMGAAFAQRLKGFSCRVVAYDKYKSGFSTDYLEEVSLQEFFDEVEVLSIHVPLTSETRFLFDEKYFARFKNLKFLLNTSRGEVVKLSAVNDLLKRGVLLGAGLDVLENEKLDKLTEAQRADFEELISYPNVILTPHVAGWTFESYRKINEVLIRKLQAGDLAQLS
- a CDS encoding beta-ketoacyl-ACP synthase III → MTKIRAAITGVHGYVPDYVLTNHELETMVDTNDEWIRSRTGIEERRILKGEGQGTSVIGAEAVKGLLAKTNTKAEEVDLIICATVTPDMPFPATANIVADMVGAKNAFGYDLSAACSGFLYALATGAQFIQSGTYKKVVIIGADKMSSIIDYTDRATCIIFGDGGGAVMLEPTEEDLGVMDSILKSDGSGAPYLHMKAGGSRKPATAETVAQREHFAFQEGSTVFKFAVTNMADVAAEVMEKNNLTSDDISWLVPHQANKRIIDATARRMGVGDDKVMLNIQRYGNTTAGTLPLCLWDYEPQLKKGDNIILAAFGGGFTWGATWLKWAYDPK
- the accB gene encoding acetyl-CoA carboxylase biotin carboxyl carrier protein: MKAKEIRDLIDFISGSGLEEVNIETEEFKINVKRSSPQVTVAAAPAPAAPAAPAPAPAPAAASEAPKAAPAAPAPASDAHLITIKSPMIGTFYRSANPESPAFVNVGDAVKQGDPVCIIEAMKLFNEIESEISGKIVKVLVEDAQPVEYDQPLFLVDPS
- a CDS encoding chemotaxis protein CheX; its protein translation is MKTSKAEFDATCSLFINSVNNYFRHLTEIDSELNVPYIKQSEGLMLKDYTGMIGISGNRKGFVYISANRIMYEDLIKIFIGIDDPSEEDILDMAGEISNVVAGNVRANLGANFMISVPVVFQGMPSKLKIPEDVSIYVIPIVWNNHEAFVVIGLQ
- the accC gene encoding acetyl-CoA carboxylase biotin carboxylase subunit, with product MFDKILIANRGEIALRIIRTCKEMGIKTVAVYSTADADSLHVRFADEAVCIGPPASKDSYLKIPQIISAAEITNADAIHPGYGFLAENAEFSKVCEEYGIKFIGASADMINAMGDKATAKATMKAAGVPTIPGSDGLLESMEQGMKLAEEAGYPVMLKATAGGGGKGMRYVKDKSGFKKAWDDARQEAGASFGNDGLYLEKFVEEPRHIEIQIVGDSRGRACHLSERDCSIQRRHQKLIEETPSPIVTQELREKMGQAAIKGAEAIGYEGAGTVEFLVDKYGDFFFMEMNTRIQVEHPITEEVTDFDLIKEQIKVAAGVEVSGRNYYPQLHSIECRINAEDPANGFRPSPGKITNLHFPGGHGVRVDSHVYAGYVIPPFYDSMIGKLIVSGQTREEAIVRMKRALQEMVIEGVKTTIPFHIRLMDDPVFKSGKFTTKFLDDFDFSGL
- the rsmA gene encoding 16S rRNA (adenine(1518)-N(6)/adenine(1519)-N(6))-dimethyltransferase RsmA is translated as MKQVTPKKHLGQHFLKDENIARKIVNGLDPGKMSTLIEVGPGTGVLTKYLLDEFPDFIAFDVDTESVAYLKDHFPEHATKFLHQDFLKYNLAEMNGPIGVIGNFPYNISSQLFFKIWDHRDTVNEVVCMIQKEVADRIVSKEGNKTYGILSVLLQAFYDIEYLFTVPPQVFNPPPKVQSAVIRLTRNETARLECDEALFKRVVKAGFGKRRKTLRNALKDLNLDFATDTEVFGQRAEQLSVSEFIQLTKYISA
- a CDS encoding PP2C family protein-serine/threonine phosphatase; this translates as MLDQERTYYNLGVSSLEDVTKKNYFSLFPEEVVASFLDAFIINLPMSGKVGGDGFWIFKDGEDLFIALFDCMGHGHLASMMTRVYKQSLQRVMESYETRDPGTILRYLHHKIATKFSDREKLQVGTGADVGLLKINLAIRHVEFAGAKVDLMHVKKGKMEIIKADRMQIGEMFEMQHTYQTSTIVLEEGVKSNLYLSSDGFRDLMGGDKNKKLGRKMVAEAILENADKPILDQKTLLTTFIDQWKGSNDQPDDVLIMGFAL
- the mgtE gene encoding magnesium transporter gives rise to the protein MTTESIMEFALSKEFLERFQQALDEKDEAFIRQSLEGVNPADITALLYEFDSEECHYVFGLLPKEVDAAILNDLEEDVRVDFIAEFTPEELAKYIEYLDSDDGADILYQMSLKKREEVIRFIDNEEKASYILDLLRYEEDVAGGLMAKELIKANINWTIKQCIEEIRKQAENVQKIYSVYVVDDLGKLVGKVSLKRIILAEDSAKIADIYDDNVVSVETYMDEEEVAIIMRKYDLEAAPVVNARGKLVGRITIDDIVDVITEMAEEERQMMAGISADVEEDDTVWMLSKARLPWLIVGMVGGLLGAQFMGLFRGDIVLIPALAFFIPLITATGGNVGIQSSSIVVQSLANPNVFAGGIVQRLMKVLFVAVVNGVILALMVFGVVMMVNRNEPLAATVSIALFSVVLLASFMGTITPLILDRFGINPALASGPFITTANDLLGLAVYFSVAHLLYNL
- a CDS encoding DUF177 domain-containing protein → MKGLREFQIDIFNLGYKLHEFEFQIDNRLLGMYEHSLVEKGSGICKLSLEKSETMMNLHFHIDVKVELICDRSLDSFDYPIKLEESLIIKFGEDNYSLSDDVIVIKDDTATIDVSEFIYEFITLAVPLKKLHPRYEETEDDEPDLIYTSEDEDTDRENGEVDPRWEALKKLKGKK